In one window of Streptomyces sp. NBC_01224 DNA:
- a CDS encoding TerD family protein, with product MTAELVRGQNHTLPQTRLEIRVSAGTPVVAGATLGDEDGTVHGTEWVAHPGSPQLPGLEVSGQAAAEHRLAVDLDALPASVHRVTVLLALPTGVGGPVRFGAVASPFVAVTGLEGSEIATFTLTGLDSESAVAALELYRRQGAWKVRAVGQGYAGGLAAMLADQGLTQAAELAHSIQDAVARAMARSVAPPPPRTPDGDRVGHGTGPVPPSDGRRPPVAPPTATQPPEPLAEPTTPPSAATTGGPINYAHPRRQASAPPPPPPTAPPAEPGHAARPVAGDATGWSMEERLYNQIWGMFEDLARTTAAYRSAVDFAESRMDQELDRTLSDPRNRIGGAGDRAREQARTKRDELTARAREVLDRDLAQLAAESAVVEPALPAAYAGWDNPVWHAYRVPMEIPMALRIGDLHLPESPDLRIPLLVRLPLERGIWVDSGRTASEAAALMDTAQLRRLAMENAVAHAARLLAVYPADEFSVHVIDPAGSAAGALAPLVDSGALAGPSAAGAGGVASVLAQLTRRVDLVQMAIRAGAADSLPPDLDTGEQLLIVNDFPHGFDDRAVTQLRYLADEGPSVGVHLLMVADREDAGAYGPVLDPLWRSLLRITPVADDHLADPWVGHAWTYEPLRMPPGSRVLEQVLARVAAARHPRRP from the coding sequence ATGACGGCCGAGCTGGTCCGGGGGCAGAACCACACCTTGCCCCAGACCCGTCTGGAGATCCGGGTATCGGCCGGCACACCCGTCGTGGCCGGTGCCACGCTCGGCGACGAGGACGGCACCGTGCACGGCACCGAGTGGGTCGCCCACCCGGGATCGCCACAGCTGCCCGGGCTCGAGGTGTCCGGACAGGCCGCCGCCGAACACCGGCTCGCCGTGGACCTCGACGCCCTGCCGGCTTCGGTGCACCGGGTCACCGTGCTGCTGGCCCTGCCCACAGGCGTCGGCGGACCGGTCCGGTTCGGCGCGGTCGCCTCACCGTTCGTCGCCGTCACCGGGCTCGAAGGCAGCGAGATCGCCACCTTCACCCTCACCGGCCTGGACAGCGAGTCCGCCGTCGCAGCCCTGGAGCTCTACCGCCGCCAGGGTGCCTGGAAGGTCCGCGCCGTCGGTCAGGGTTACGCGGGCGGCCTCGCCGCCATGCTCGCCGACCAGGGCCTGACGCAGGCGGCCGAGCTGGCCCACTCGATCCAGGACGCCGTCGCCCGCGCGATGGCCCGCTCGGTCGCACCGCCCCCGCCGCGCACCCCGGACGGTGACCGGGTCGGTCACGGCACGGGCCCCGTACCGCCCTCGGACGGCCGCCGACCTCCCGTCGCACCGCCGACGGCCACCCAGCCCCCCGAGCCGCTTGCCGAGCCCACCACCCCGCCGTCCGCGGCCACGACGGGCGGCCCCATCAACTACGCCCACCCGCGCCGCCAGGCATCCGCACCCCCGCCACCCCCTCCCACCGCCCCGCCCGCCGAGCCGGGCCACGCCGCCCGGCCCGTCGCCGGGGACGCGACCGGCTGGTCCATGGAGGAGCGCCTCTACAACCAGATATGGGGCATGTTCGAGGACCTGGCCCGCACCACCGCCGCGTACCGCAGCGCCGTCGACTTCGCAGAGTCCCGCATGGACCAGGAGCTCGACCGGACCCTGTCCGACCCGCGAAACCGGATCGGCGGCGCCGGCGACCGGGCCCGCGAACAGGCCCGTACCAAGCGCGACGAGCTGACCGCCCGGGCCCGCGAGGTCCTCGATCGCGACCTCGCCCAGCTCGCCGCCGAGTCCGCCGTCGTGGAACCCGCGCTCCCCGCCGCGTACGCGGGATGGGACAACCCCGTCTGGCACGCCTACCGCGTCCCGATGGAGATCCCGATGGCGCTGCGCATCGGCGACCTCCATCTGCCCGAGAGCCCCGACCTGCGAATCCCGCTACTGGTCCGGCTCCCTCTGGAGCGCGGGATCTGGGTCGACAGCGGCCGTACGGCCTCCGAGGCCGCAGCCCTGATGGACACCGCCCAACTGCGCCGCCTGGCCATGGAGAACGCGGTCGCGCACGCGGCCCGGCTGCTGGCCGTCTATCCGGCCGACGAGTTCTCCGTCCATGTCATCGACCCCGCGGGCTCGGCGGCCGGAGCGCTCGCCCCTCTGGTCGATTCCGGGGCCCTCGCGGGGCCGTCCGCCGCCGGAGCCGGGGGAGTGGCCTCGGTCCTCGCACAACTCACCCGGCGTGTCGACCTGGTGCAGATGGCGATCCGGGCCGGCGCCGCCGATTCGCTTCCGCCGGACCTCGACACAGGCGAACAGCTGCTGATCGTCAACGACTTCCCGCACGGCTTCGACGACCGGGCCGTCACCCAGCTGCGCTACCTCGCAGACGAGGGGCCCTCGGTCGGCGTCCATCTGCTGATGGTCGCGGACCGCGAGGACGCCGGCGCGTACGGGCCGGTGCTCGACCCGCTGTGGCGCTCGCTGCTCAGGATCACCCCGGTCGCCGACGACCACCTGGCCGATCCCTGGGTGGGCCACGCCTGGACGTACGAGCCGCTGAGGATGCCGCCTGGCAGTCGGGTCCTTGAGCAGGTGCTCGCCAGGGTGGCCGCGGCCCGCCACCCCCGGCGCCCCTGA
- a CDS encoding TerC family protein, translated as MDVSWTLWVLTILGLSALIAVDFFIGRKPHDVTTKEAGIWTIIWIALAALFGLGLLVFGESQASGEFFAGFITEKSLSVDNLFVFVLIMAKFSVPSHLQQRVLLVGVLIALVLRAIFIAAGAAVIANFSWVFYIFGAFLIYTAWKLIQEARAGEEEEEFEENRLLKTIERRFGVADRYHGTKLFIRNNGKRVLTPLMVVMLAIGTTDVLFALDSIPAIFGLTQDPYIVFTANAFALMGLRQLYFLIGGLLKKLVHLSYGLSVILGFIGVKLVLHALHESGVHVPEISIPVSLGVICGVLVITTITSLIANKKQERAEAAAEADKAADKGSSIDA; from the coding sequence GTGGACGTTTCATGGACCCTCTGGGTGCTGACCATTCTTGGTCTGTCAGCCCTTATTGCCGTCGACTTCTTCATCGGGCGCAAACCCCATGACGTGACGACCAAGGAAGCCGGAATCTGGACGATCATCTGGATCGCGCTGGCCGCGCTCTTCGGACTCGGCCTGCTGGTCTTCGGTGAGAGCCAGGCGTCGGGCGAGTTCTTCGCCGGCTTCATCACCGAGAAGTCGCTCAGTGTCGACAACCTCTTCGTCTTCGTCCTGATCATGGCGAAGTTCTCGGTCCCCTCCCACCTCCAGCAACGGGTGCTGCTCGTCGGTGTGCTGATCGCGCTGGTGCTGCGAGCGATCTTCATCGCTGCCGGTGCCGCCGTCATCGCCAACTTCTCGTGGGTCTTCTACATCTTCGGCGCGTTCCTGATCTACACCGCCTGGAAGCTCATCCAGGAGGCGCGGGCCGGCGAGGAAGAGGAGGAGTTCGAGGAGAACCGACTCCTCAAGACGATCGAGCGCCGCTTCGGGGTCGCCGACCGGTACCACGGCACCAAGCTCTTCATCCGTAACAACGGCAAGCGCGTCCTGACGCCGCTGATGGTCGTCATGCTCGCCATCGGCACCACCGATGTGCTGTTCGCCCTGGATTCCATCCCCGCGATCTTCGGCCTGACCCAGGATCCGTACATCGTCTTCACCGCCAACGCCTTCGCCCTGATGGGGCTGCGGCAGCTGTACTTCCTGATCGGCGGGCTGCTGAAGAAGCTGGTCCACCTCAGCTACGGCCTCTCGGTCATCCTCGGCTTCATCGGCGTGAAGCTGGTGCTGCACGCACTGCACGAGTCCGGAGTGCACGTCCCCGAGATCTCCATCCCGGTCTCGCTCGGCGTCATCTGCGGCGTGCTGGTGATCACCACGATCACCAGTCTCATCGCCAATAAGAAGCAGGAGCGGGCCGAGGCGGCCGCGGAAGCGGACAAGGCCGCGGACAAGGGTTCCAGCATCGACGCCTGA
- a CDS encoding MBL fold metallo-hydrolase codes for MTYSGTVKVGGRADVHELTDLMISKVAVGPMNNNAYLLRCRATGEQLLIDAANEAGTLLQLIGDDGITSVVTTHRHGDHWQALGEVVAATGARTYAGRYDAEGIPVPTDVLVDDNGTIQVGRVALTARHLVGHTPGSIALIYDDPHGAPHLFTGDCLFPGGVGNTHKDPEAFASLLHDVKTKLFDQLPDETWVYPGHGHDTTLGDERPQLPQWRARGW; via the coding sequence ATGACGTACAGCGGAACGGTCAAGGTCGGCGGGCGTGCGGATGTACACGAGTTGACGGATCTGATGATCTCCAAGGTCGCCGTCGGCCCGATGAACAACAACGCCTATCTGCTGCGCTGCCGGGCCACCGGCGAGCAGCTCCTGATCGACGCGGCCAACGAGGCCGGGACCCTGCTGCAGCTGATCGGCGACGACGGCATCACCTCCGTCGTCACCACCCATCGGCACGGCGACCACTGGCAGGCGCTCGGCGAGGTGGTGGCGGCCACCGGCGCGCGTACGTACGCCGGGCGGTACGACGCCGAGGGCATCCCGGTCCCGACCGATGTCCTGGTCGACGACAACGGCACGATCCAGGTGGGCCGGGTCGCCCTGACCGCCCGTCACCTCGTCGGTCACACCCCGGGCTCCATCGCGCTGATCTACGACGACCCGCACGGCGCCCCGCACCTGTTCACCGGGGACTGCCTCTTCCCGGGCGGGGTCGGCAATACGCACAAGGATCCCGAGGCCTTCGCGAGCCTGCTCCACGATGTGAAGACCAAGCTCTTCGACCAGTTGCCCGACGAGACCTGGGTCTATCCGGGCCACGGTCACGACACCACCCTCGGCGACGAGCGTCCGCAGCTGCCGCAGTGGCGCGCCCGCGGCTGGTGA
- a CDS encoding maleylpyruvate isomerase family mycothiol-dependent enzyme — protein MIDHAHDLDAVREATDRLLSATRKLDDSALAEPSRLPGWSRGHVVAHLSRNADALVNVLQGRPMYADSETRDRDIERDATRPKAEQLADLVESAARFVAAASAPADWSRTVTMRNGVTDSASRIPFRRRIEVELHHVDLGIGYELEDLPDEFVTREIDFLAERFDGHPDVMSTDAADDKGRTWTTGGGAEGGPVTVRGTAPELLGWLCGRRDGSALTVEGGPLPALPPL, from the coding sequence ATGATTGATCATGCGCACGACCTGGACGCCGTACGTGAAGCGACCGATCGGCTGCTCAGCGCCACCAGGAAATTGGACGACTCCGCACTCGCCGAGCCGTCGCGATTGCCGGGCTGGAGCCGCGGCCATGTCGTTGCGCACCTCTCTCGTAACGCCGACGCGCTCGTAAATGTTCTCCAGGGCCGGCCGATGTACGCAGACAGCGAAACCCGCGACCGCGACATCGAGCGCGACGCAACCCGGCCAAAGGCCGAGCAGCTGGCCGACCTGGTCGAGAGCGCGGCCCGTTTCGTGGCCGCCGCATCGGCCCCGGCCGACTGGTCCCGCACGGTCACGATGCGCAACGGCGTGACCGACTCGGCCTCCAGGATCCCCTTCCGCCGCCGCATCGAGGTCGAGCTGCACCATGTCGACCTGGGCATCGGCTACGAGCTGGAGGATCTCCCGGACGAGTTCGTCACACGGGAGATCGACTTCCTCGCCGAGCGGTTCGACGGGCACCCCGATGTCATGTCCACGGATGCGGCCGACGACAAGGGCCGGACCTGGACGACGGGCGGCGGCGCGGAAGGCGGTCCTGTCACGGTCCGCGGTACGGCCCCCGAGCTGCTCGGCTGGCTCTGCGGACGCCGTGACGGCTCGGCACTGACCGTCGAAGGCGGCCCCCTTCCCGCGCTGCCCCCGCTATAG
- the uvrA gene encoding excinuclease ABC subunit UvrA — MADRLIVRGAREHNLKNVSLDLPRDSLIVFTGLSGSGKSSLAFDTIFAEGQRRYVESLSSYARQFLGQMDKPDVDFIEGLSPAVSIDQKSTSRNPRSTVGTITEVYDYLRLLFARIGKPHCPECGRPISRQSPQAIVDKVLGLPEGSRFQVLSPLVRERKGEFVDLFADLQTKGYSRARVDGETIQLSEPPKLKKQEKHTIEVVIDRLTVKDSAKRRLTDSVETALGLSGGMVVLDFVDLPEDDPERERMYSEHLYCPYDDLSFEELEPRSFSFNSPFGACPDCTGIGTRMEVDPELIVPDEERSLDEGAIHPWSHGHTKEYFGRLIGALAAALGFRTDIPWAGLPQRAKKALLHGHKIQTEVRYRNRYGRERAYTTPAFEGAVQFVKRRHSEAESDSSRERFEGYMREVPCPTCEGTRLKPIVLAVTVMEKSIAEVSAMSISECAEFLGRMKLNARDKKIAERVLKEVNERLRFLVDVGLDYLSLNRAAGTLSGGEAQRIRLATQIGSGLVGVLYVLDEPSIGLHQRDNHRLIETLVRLRDMGNTLIVVEHDEDTIKVADWVVDIGPGAGEHGGKVVHSGSLKELLGNGESITGQYLTGKKSIAMPDIRRPVDPSRRLTVHGARENNLQDIDVSFPLGVLTAVTGVSGSGKSTLVNDILYTHLARELNGAKSVPGRHTRVDGDDQVDKVVHVDQSPIGRTPRSNPATYTGVFDHVRKLFAETMEAKVRGYLPGRFSFNVKGGRCENCSGDGTIKIEMNFLPDVYVPCEVCHGARYNRETLEVHYKGKSIAEVLDMPIEEGLEFFEAVPTIARHLRTLHEVGLGYVRLGQSAPTLSGGEAQRVKLASELQKRSTGRTVYVLDEPTTGLHFEDISKLIKVLSGLVDKGNSVIVIEHNLDVVKTADWVIDMGPEGGNGGGLVIAEGTPEQVAGVPASHTGKFLQGILDPDRVSEASVPAARKPVRKVATKKAVAAKSAPVRTTATARTSAGRAAKSATAETAKPAEAKKPAAKKATRARKV; from the coding sequence GTGGCCGACCGTCTCATCGTCCGTGGCGCTCGCGAGCACAACCTCAAGAACGTCTCGCTCGACCTCCCCCGCGACTCCCTCATCGTCTTCACCGGGCTTTCCGGGTCGGGCAAGTCGTCTCTCGCGTTCGACACGATTTTCGCCGAGGGACAGCGACGCTACGTGGAGTCGCTCTCCTCGTACGCCCGCCAGTTCCTCGGCCAGATGGACAAGCCGGACGTCGACTTCATCGAGGGCCTCTCGCCCGCCGTCTCCATCGACCAGAAGTCGACCTCGCGCAACCCGCGCTCGACGGTCGGCACCATCACGGAGGTCTACGACTACCTCCGGCTGCTCTTCGCCCGGATCGGCAAGCCGCACTGCCCCGAGTGCGGCCGTCCCATCTCGCGCCAGTCGCCGCAGGCCATCGTCGACAAGGTGCTCGGTCTTCCCGAGGGCAGCCGTTTCCAGGTGCTCTCGCCGCTGGTGCGTGAGCGCAAGGGCGAGTTCGTCGACCTCTTCGCCGATCTGCAGACCAAGGGCTACAGCAGGGCCCGGGTCGACGGCGAGACCATCCAGCTCTCCGAGCCGCCCAAGCTGAAGAAGCAGGAGAAGCACACCATCGAGGTGGTCATCGACCGCCTCACGGTGAAGGACAGCGCCAAGCGCAGGCTGACCGACTCGGTCGAGACCGCGCTCGGGCTCTCCGGCGGCATGGTCGTGCTCGACTTCGTCGACCTCCCCGAGGACGACCCCGAGCGTGAGCGGATGTACTCCGAGCACCTCTACTGCCCGTACGACGACCTCTCTTTCGAGGAGCTGGAGCCGCGCTCCTTCTCCTTCAACTCGCCCTTCGGCGCCTGCCCCGACTGCACGGGTATCGGTACGCGGATGGAGGTCGACCCCGAGCTGATCGTCCCCGACGAGGAGAGGTCGCTCGACGAGGGCGCGATCCACCCCTGGTCGCACGGCCACACCAAGGAGTACTTCGGGCGGCTGATCGGCGCGCTCGCCGCAGCCCTCGGATTCCGTACGGACATCCCGTGGGCCGGGCTGCCGCAGCGCGCCAAGAAGGCCCTGCTCCACGGCCACAAGATCCAGACCGAGGTCCGCTACCGCAACCGCTACGGCCGCGAGCGCGCCTACACCACCCCCGCCTTCGAGGGCGCGGTCCAGTTCGTCAAGCGGCGGCACTCCGAGGCCGAGAGCGACTCCAGCCGGGAGCGCTTCGAGGGCTATATGCGAGAGGTGCCCTGCCCGACCTGTGAGGGCACCAGACTCAAGCCGATCGTCCTCGCGGTCACGGTGATGGAGAAGTCCATTGCCGAGGTCTCCGCGATGTCGATCAGCGAGTGCGCCGAATTCCTCGGCCGGATGAAGCTGAACGCCCGCGACAAGAAGATCGCCGAACGGGTACTGAAGGAGGTCAACGAGCGGCTGAGGTTCCTGGTCGACGTCGGCCTCGACTACCTCTCGCTGAACCGCGCGGCAGGCACTCTGTCCGGCGGCGAGGCCCAGCGCATCCGGCTCGCCACACAGATCGGCTCCGGCCTGGTCGGCGTGCTGTACGTGCTGGACGAGCCGTCCATCGGTCTGCACCAGCGGGACAACCACCGGCTGATCGAGACCCTGGTCCGGCTCCGCGACATGGGCAACACGCTGATCGTGGTCGAGCACGACGAGGACACCATCAAGGTCGCCGACTGGGTCGTCGACATCGGCCCCGGCGCCGGTGAGCACGGCGGCAAGGTGGTCCACTCCGGATCGCTCAAGGAGCTGCTGGGCAACGGTGAGTCGATCACCGGCCAGTATCTGACCGGCAAGAAGTCGATCGCGATGCCCGACATCCGACGCCCCGTCGACCCGTCACGCAGGCTCACGGTGCACGGTGCCCGGGAGAACAACCTCCAGGACATCGACGTCTCCTTCCCGCTCGGTGTGCTCACGGCCGTCACGGGTGTCTCGGGCTCCGGAAAGTCGACACTGGTCAATGACATCCTCTACACCCACCTGGCACGCGAGCTGAACGGCGCCAAGTCGGTGCCCGGCCGCCACACCCGGGTCGACGGGGACGACCAGGTCGACAAGGTGGTGCACGTCGACCAGTCACCCATCGGCCGTACGCCCCGGTCCAACCCGGCCACGTACACCGGCGTCTTCGACCATGTCCGCAAGCTGTTCGCGGAGACGATGGAGGCGAAGGTGCGCGGCTATCTGCCGGGCCGCTTCTCCTTCAACGTCAAGGGCGGCCGCTGCGAGAACTGCTCCGGCGACGGCACGATCAAGATCGAGATGAACTTCCTGCCGGATGTGTACGTCCCGTGCGAGGTCTGCCACGGAGCGCGCTACAACCGGGAGACCCTGGAGGTCCACTACAAGGGAAAGTCCATCGCCGAGGTGCTGGACATGCCGATCGAGGAGGGCCTGGAGTTCTTCGAGGCCGTCCCGACGATCGCCCGTCACCTCCGCACGCTCCATGAGGTAGGCCTCGGATACGTCAGGCTCGGCCAGTCCGCGCCCACGCTCTCCGGCGGCGAGGCACAGCGTGTGAAGCTCGCGAGCGAGCTGCAGAAGCGCTCCACCGGCCGCACGGTCTACGTCCTGGACGAGCCGACCACGGGTCTGCACTTCGAGGACATCAGCAAACTCATCAAGGTGCTCTCCGGGCTGGTCGACAAGGGCAACTCGGTGATCGTCATCGAGCACAACCTCGATGTGGTCAAGACCGCGGACTGGGTCATCGACATGGGCCCCGAAGGGGGCAACGGGGGCGGTCTGGTCATCGCCGAGGGAACCCCGGAGCAGGTCGCCGGGGTTCCGGCCAGCCACACCGGCAAGTTCCTCCAGGGCATCCTGGACCCGGATCGGGTGAGCGAAGCCTCGGTGCCCGCGGCACGTAAGCCCGTGCGGAAGGTGGCCACGAAGAAGGCGGTCGCCGCGAAGTCGGCCCCGGTCAGGACGACGGCCACGGCCAGGACGAGTGCGGGCCGGGCCGCCAAGTCCGCCACGGCCGAGACCGCCAAGCCTGCTGAGGCGAAGAAGCCTGCGGCGAAGAAGGCGACCCGCGCGCGCAAGGTCTGA
- a CDS encoding Rieske (2Fe-2S) protein, with amino-acid sequence MPGQPAARRTVLKGAALAGAAGLGVAACSTESKLGHAETPTPTAPVQLGAAEEIPVGGSKLYRDQRVIVTCPAKGQYKAFSAQCTHAGCLLDKVEDNVGNCPCHGSRFDTTTGKAMHGPATAPLPSVPVRIEGGKLVAGPEA; translated from the coding sequence ATGCCCGGCCAGCCCGCCGCCCGCCGTACCGTGCTGAAGGGTGCCGCTCTCGCCGGCGCTGCCGGGCTGGGAGTGGCCGCCTGCTCGACCGAATCGAAGCTCGGCCATGCCGAGACGCCGACGCCGACCGCCCCCGTCCAGCTCGGCGCGGCGGAAGAGATTCCGGTCGGCGGATCCAAGCTCTACCGCGACCAGCGGGTCATCGTCACGTGCCCGGCCAAGGGCCAGTACAAGGCGTTCAGCGCCCAGTGCACCCACGCGGGCTGCCTGCTGGACAAGGTCGAGGACAACGTGGGGAACTGCCCCTGCCACGGCAGCCGCTTCGATACGACGACCGGCAAGGCCATGCACGGCCCGGCGACTGCGCCGCTGCCCTCGGTCCCGGTCAGGATCGAGGGCGGAAAGCTCGTCGCGGGCCCCGAGGCCTGA